A genomic window from Streptomyces mirabilis includes:
- a CDS encoding DeoR/GlpR family DNA-binding transcription regulator, whose protein sequence is MLAERRHQLILRALRSGGPAAVTDLSEQLGVSPATVRRDLLKLEEEGLLTRVHGGAVVEEGDQPFAEVAEVRVAEKDAIAERAASMVQDGQSVLLDIGTTAYRLARQLHGRRITVITSNLVVYEELVDDEDIELVLLGGMVRREYRSLVGFLTEDNLRQLHADWLFLGTSGVRPGGQVMDTTVVEVPVKRAMIEAGDKVVLLADRAKFPGTGMARVCGPEELDVVVTNGPLDPATRSSLEEAGVQVVVTGKAETA, encoded by the coding sequence GTGCTGGCAGAGCGACGACATCAACTCATCCTGCGGGCCCTGCGCTCCGGCGGGCCCGCAGCCGTGACCGATCTCTCCGAACAGCTGGGCGTGAGCCCCGCCACGGTCCGCCGTGACCTGCTGAAACTGGAGGAGGAAGGCCTGCTCACGCGGGTGCACGGCGGGGCGGTCGTGGAGGAGGGCGACCAGCCCTTCGCCGAGGTCGCCGAGGTCCGTGTGGCCGAGAAGGACGCCATCGCGGAGCGCGCCGCCTCGATGGTCCAGGACGGCCAGTCCGTCCTGCTGGACATCGGCACCACCGCCTACCGGTTGGCCCGGCAGCTGCACGGCCGCCGGATCACCGTGATCACCAGCAACCTGGTGGTCTACGAGGAGCTGGTGGACGACGAGGACATAGAGCTGGTGCTGCTCGGCGGAATGGTCCGCCGTGAGTACCGCTCCCTGGTCGGCTTCCTCACCGAGGACAACCTGCGACAACTGCACGCCGACTGGCTGTTCCTCGGTACCAGCGGGGTACGGCCCGGCGGGCAGGTGATGGACACCACCGTCGTCGAGGTGCCGGTCAAGCGGGCCATGATCGAGGCGGGCGACAAGGTCGTCCTGCTCGCCGACCGCGCGAAGTTCCCGGGTACGGGGATGGCGCGGGTCTGCGGCCCCGAGGAACTGGACGTGGTGGTGACGAACGGCCCGCTGGACCCGGCGACGCGGTCGTCGTTGGAAGAGGCGGGCGTGCAAGTGGTCGTGACAGGAAAGGCGGAAACGGCGTGA
- a CDS encoding metallophosphoesterase: MRSTAGGHGNLLAISDLHIGYAENRALVEKMRPYTDDDWLLVAGDVSETVADIRWALETLSGRFRKVVWVPGNHELWTHPKDAVQLRGVARYEHLVTMCRELGVTTPEDPYPVWDGPGGPAVVAPLFLLYDYSFLPPGCATKDEGMAYAEGTGVICTDEHILHPDPYPSREAWCRARVSDTERRLAELPEDLPTVLVNHYPLDRHPTDILRYPEFAMWCGTRLTADWHRRFRAQVMVYGHLHIPRTTHHEGVRFEEVSVGYPREWRPRPGPPDTLRHVLPMEVGTGDRGAAPGIGRDRGDTR; this comes from the coding sequence GTGCGGTCGACGGCCGGCGGACACGGAAACCTGCTGGCCATCAGCGACCTGCACATCGGGTACGCGGAGAACCGCGCCCTGGTCGAGAAGATGCGCCCGTACACCGACGACGACTGGCTCCTCGTGGCCGGTGACGTCTCGGAGACCGTGGCCGACATCCGCTGGGCCCTCGAAACCCTCAGCGGACGCTTCCGCAAGGTCGTCTGGGTGCCCGGCAACCACGAGCTGTGGACCCACCCCAAGGACGCCGTGCAGCTGCGCGGTGTCGCCCGCTACGAGCATCTCGTCACCATGTGCCGGGAGTTGGGTGTCACGACCCCCGAAGACCCCTACCCCGTCTGGGACGGGCCGGGCGGCCCCGCGGTCGTCGCACCGCTCTTCCTGCTCTACGACTACTCGTTCCTGCCGCCGGGCTGCGCGACCAAGGACGAGGGCATGGCGTACGCCGAGGGGACCGGGGTGATCTGCACCGACGAGCACATCCTGCACCCCGACCCCTACCCGAGCCGCGAGGCCTGGTGCCGGGCCCGGGTCTCCGACACCGAGCGCAGGCTCGCCGAGTTGCCCGAGGACCTGCCCACCGTCCTGGTCAACCACTACCCGCTGGACCGTCACCCGACCGACATCCTGCGCTACCCCGAGTTCGCCATGTGGTGCGGCACCCGGCTGACCGCCGACTGGCACCGCCGCTTCCGCGCCCAGGTCATGGTCTACGGTCATCTGCACATCCCGCGGACCACCCACCACGAGGGCGTCCGCTTCGAAGAGGTCTCGGTGGGATACCCCCGGGAGTGGCGGCCCCGCCCCGGCCCGCCGGACACCCTGCGCCACGTACTGCCGATGGAGGTCGGAACCGGTGATCGAGGAGCTGCTCCCGGAATCGGTCGTGACCGTGGAGACACACGGTGA
- a CDS encoding ATP-grasp domain-containing protein encodes MGSRVRVWLNRTYAENVFFMDQLRSNPQLRPVEIHATHGDPDSPVLAAADTAAMEPEGLSPAAYVEYALDQCARHSIDVFVPVLHQAAIVAHRAEFAALGTALLAPPSEAVAVFLDKATAYQAVQAVGVPVPPWWRVRTEEEFVAAVETLEAEGHKACFKPAAGAGGVGFRVITRAPFSLAHLNGFPSPYVPLDLVVEALRSAEEPVDWLVMPLLGQPEVSVDCLTAPDGRVRMAVGRTKNGRRRGFTLHPSFIEPARLLAEAFGLHYLTNIQFRMLGDDPVLMDVNTRPAGGLHQLSQCGINAPWAAVRLALGEEPGEMVPPLLGQDYTVLAGPRPVRPVSLPQQRTDAPASTLPAVPAPAQATESAPTPEPAPAHASKASTATTAAIAPA; translated from the coding sequence ATGGGTTCTCGCGTACGCGTCTGGCTCAACCGCACGTACGCGGAGAACGTGTTCTTCATGGACCAGCTGCGAAGTAATCCGCAGCTCCGCCCGGTCGAGATCCATGCCACCCACGGCGACCCCGACTCCCCCGTGCTCGCCGCCGCCGACACCGCCGCCATGGAGCCGGAGGGCCTCTCCCCCGCCGCCTACGTCGAGTACGCCCTCGACCAGTGCGCGCGCCACTCCATCGACGTGTTCGTGCCGGTCCTGCACCAGGCGGCGATCGTGGCGCACCGCGCCGAGTTCGCGGCGCTCGGCACGGCCCTGCTGGCGCCGCCCTCCGAGGCCGTGGCCGTCTTCCTGGACAAGGCCACCGCGTATCAGGCCGTGCAGGCGGTGGGTGTGCCGGTGCCGCCGTGGTGGCGGGTGCGCACCGAGGAGGAGTTCGTCGCCGCGGTCGAGACCCTGGAGGCCGAGGGTCACAAGGCCTGCTTCAAGCCGGCCGCGGGGGCGGGCGGAGTGGGCTTCCGCGTCATCACCCGCGCCCCCTTCTCGCTCGCGCACCTCAATGGGTTTCCGAGCCCGTACGTGCCGCTCGACCTGGTCGTGGAGGCACTGCGGTCGGCGGAGGAGCCCGTCGACTGGCTGGTCATGCCGCTCCTGGGGCAGCCGGAGGTGTCCGTCGACTGCCTCACGGCGCCGGACGGCCGGGTCAGGATGGCGGTGGGCCGCACGAAGAACGGACGGCGTCGCGGTTTCACGCTGCACCCTTCGTTCATCGAGCCCGCGCGGCTGCTCGCGGAGGCGTTCGGACTGCACTACCTGACGAACATTCAGTTCCGGATGCTCGGTGACGACCCGGTTCTCATGGACGTCAACACCCGCCCGGCGGGCGGTCTGCACCAGCTCTCGCAGTGCGGCATCAACGCCCCCTGGGCCGCGGTGCGGTTGGCGCTCGGCGAGGAGCCGGGCGAGATGGTGCCGCCGCTGCTCGGGCAGGACTACACCGTGCTCGCGGGTCCCCGTCCGGTGCGTCCGGTCTCGCTGCCGCAGCAGCGCACCGACGCGCCCGCGTCCACCCTGCCCGCCGTGCCCGCCCCGGCCCAGGCCACGGAGTCCGCTCCGACACCGGAGCCCGCACCCGCCCATGCGTCCAAGGCCTCCACCGCGACCACGGCGGCCATCGCCCCCGCCTGA
- a CDS encoding alpha-mannosidase — protein sequence MHDERRRIEERVARVHDQRIKPAIYAASVPFEVEAWQAPGEPVPFEEAAAAPYKPFAMDTPWGPPWGTTWFRMRGSVPANWTGQRVEAVFDLGFVGDWPGNQAEALVHLPDGVPLKAVNPQNQYVPIAHPATGGEEIHYLVEAASNPDILANDFAGPTPLGDRLTAGDKPLYTFKRADIAILDENVWHLDLDVQVLRELMLELGELDPRRHEIMIALDQAMDALDLDDISGTAAAARAVLAPTLAKPAHASAHTLSAAGHAHIDSAWLWPIRETKRKTSRTFSNVTALAEEYEELVFACSQAQQYEWVRDNYPHVWARIKKAVADGNWAPVGGMWVEADGNLPGGEALARQLIHGKRFFIEHFGIETKGVWLPDSFGYNAAYPQLAKLAGNDWFLTQKLSWNQTNKLPHHSFWWEGLDGTRIFTHFPPVDTYNAEFSGKEMAHAVRNYQDKGRGTTSLAPFGHGDGGGGPTREMMERARRLASLEGSAKVRVEHPDAFFATAREEIPGDQVWSGELYLELHRATYTSQARTKQGNRRSEHRMREAELWATTAALNAPGYSYPYEQLDRLWKTVLLHQFHDILPGSSIAWVHREAEAEYARVAKEVEAITAEAVAALGTGETRVFNTSPVDRAEVVRTSVGIPMYAEVPANGSALLDAGEPPQPVSVDGRVLDNGLVRVELAEDGTLASVRDLTADREVLADKGNLLRLHSDLPNYWDAWDIDKHYKNRYTDLLDAESVTVVEDGPLLGALKVERAFGKGSRIVQTITVRAGSRRIDVETEIDWHEAEKILKAAFPVDIRAPHSSAEIQFGHVQRPTHTNTSWESARFEVYGHRWVHIAEPGYGVAVINDSTYGHDVSRTVREDGGTTTTVRLSLVRAPRVPDPEADQGKHRFTYALLPGASIEDAIAEGYALNLPLRVADSAGPAEPVVSVDGEGVTIEAVKLADDASGDVVVRLYESRGGRGSGTLRTGFPLAGAQETDLLERPLTTVDTDGNAVAVALRPFEVRTLRLAVAKA from the coding sequence ATGCACGACGAACGCCGCCGGATCGAGGAGCGCGTCGCACGCGTCCACGACCAGCGCATCAAGCCCGCGATCTACGCCGCCTCGGTGCCCTTCGAGGTCGAGGCCTGGCAGGCGCCCGGCGAGCCGGTCCCCTTCGAGGAGGCCGCCGCGGCGCCGTACAAGCCCTTCGCGATGGACACCCCCTGGGGGCCGCCGTGGGGCACCACCTGGTTCCGGATGCGCGGCTCGGTTCCCGCCAACTGGACGGGCCAGCGCGTCGAGGCCGTCTTCGACCTCGGCTTCGTGGGCGACTGGCCCGGCAACCAGGCCGAGGCACTCGTCCACCTCCCGGACGGGGTCCCGCTGAAGGCGGTCAACCCGCAGAACCAGTACGTGCCGATCGCCCACCCGGCCACGGGCGGCGAGGAGATCCACTACCTGGTCGAGGCGGCCTCCAACCCCGACATCCTGGCGAACGACTTCGCCGGCCCGACCCCGCTCGGCGACCGCCTCACGGCCGGTGACAAGCCGCTCTACACCTTCAAGCGCGCCGACATCGCCATCCTCGACGAGAACGTCTGGCACCTCGACCTCGACGTCCAGGTGCTGCGCGAACTCATGCTGGAGCTGGGCGAGCTCGACCCGCGCCGCCACGAGATCATGATCGCGCTGGACCAGGCGATGGACGCCCTCGACCTGGACGACATCTCCGGGACGGCCGCCGCCGCCCGCGCGGTGCTGGCCCCCACCCTGGCCAAGCCCGCGCACGCCAGCGCCCACACCCTCTCCGCGGCCGGGCACGCGCACATCGACTCCGCCTGGCTGTGGCCGATCCGCGAGACCAAGCGCAAGACCTCCCGCACCTTCTCGAACGTCACCGCGCTCGCCGAGGAGTACGAGGAGCTGGTCTTCGCCTGCTCGCAGGCCCAGCAGTACGAGTGGGTGCGCGACAACTACCCGCACGTGTGGGCGCGCATCAAGAAGGCGGTCGCCGACGGGAACTGGGCGCCGGTCGGCGGCATGTGGGTGGAGGCCGACGGCAACCTGCCCGGCGGCGAGGCGCTGGCCCGCCAGCTCATCCACGGCAAGCGGTTCTTCATCGAGCACTTCGGCATCGAGACCAAGGGCGTCTGGCTGCCGGACTCCTTCGGCTACAACGCGGCCTACCCGCAGCTCGCCAAGCTCGCAGGCAACGACTGGTTCCTGACCCAGAAGCTCTCCTGGAACCAGACCAACAAGCTGCCCCACCACAGCTTCTGGTGGGAAGGCCTCGACGGCACCCGCATCTTCACCCACTTCCCGCCCGTCGACACCTACAACGCCGAGTTCTCCGGCAAGGAGATGGCGCACGCCGTCCGCAACTACCAGGACAAGGGCCGCGGTACGACGTCCCTGGCCCCCTTCGGCCACGGTGACGGCGGTGGCGGCCCCACCCGCGAGATGATGGAGCGCGCCCGGCGGCTGGCGAGCCTGGAGGGTTCGGCGAAGGTCCGGGTCGAGCACCCGGACGCCTTCTTCGCCACCGCCCGCGAGGAGATCCCGGGGGACCAGGTCTGGTCCGGTGAGCTGTACTTGGAGCTGCACCGCGCCACCTACACCTCCCAGGCCCGCACCAAGCAGGGCAACCGGCGCAGTGAACACCGCATGCGCGAGGCCGAGTTGTGGGCGACCACCGCCGCACTGAACGCGCCGGGCTACTCCTACCCGTACGAGCAGCTCGACCGGCTCTGGAAGACGGTCCTGCTCCACCAGTTCCACGACATCCTGCCCGGCTCGTCCATCGCCTGGGTGCACCGGGAGGCCGAGGCGGAGTACGCGAGGGTGGCGAAGGAGGTCGAGGCGATCACGGCCGAGGCCGTGGCCGCGCTGGGCACGGGCGAGACCCGGGTGTTCAACACCAGCCCGGTCGACCGTGCCGAGGTGGTCCGCACCTCCGTCGGCATCCCGATGTACGCCGAAGTCCCCGCGAACGGCAGCGCGTTGCTCGACGCGGGTGAGCCCCCGCAGCCGGTGAGCGTCGACGGCCGCGTCCTCGACAACGGCCTGGTCCGCGTCGAGCTGGCCGAGGACGGCACGCTGGCCTCCGTACGCGACCTGACGGCCGACCGTGAGGTCCTGGCCGACAAGGGCAACCTGCTCCGTCTGCACAGCGACCTCCCGAACTACTGGGACGCCTGGGACATCGACAAGCACTACAAGAACCGCTACACGGACCTGCTCGACGCCGAGTCCGTCACGGTCGTCGAGGACGGCCCGCTGCTCGGCGCGCTGAAGGTGGAGCGCGCCTTCGGCAAGGGCTCCCGGATCGTCCAGACGATCACCGTGCGGGCCGGCAGCCGCCGGATCGACGTCGAGACCGAGATCGACTGGCACGAGGCGGAGAAGATCCTCAAGGCGGCCTTCCCGGTGGACATCCGGGCCCCGCATTCCTCAGCGGAGATCCAGTTCGGCCATGTCCAGCGGCCCACGCACACCAACACCAGCTGGGAGTCGGCCCGCTTCGAGGTCTATGGCCACCGCTGGGTGCACATCGCCGAGCCCGGCTACGGTGTCGCGGTCATCAACGACTCGACGTACGGCCACGACGTCTCCCGCACGGTCCGCGAGGACGGCGGCACGACCACGACCGTACGCCTGTCCCTCGTGCGCGCCCCGCGCGTGCCGGACCCCGAGGCCGACCAGGGCAAGCACCGCTTCACCTACGCGCTGCTGCCGGGCGCGAGCATCGAGGACGCGATCGCGGAGGGGTACGCGCTCAACCTGCCGCTGCGGGTGGCGGATTCGGCCGGTCCGGCCGAGCCCGTCGTCTCCGTGGACGGCGAGGGCGTGACCATCGAGGCGGTCAAGCTCGCCGACGACGCCTCGGGCGATGTCGTCGTACGCCTCTACGAGTCCCGCGGAGGTCGCGGCTCCGGCACCCTGCGCACCGGCTTCCCGCTGGCGGGGGCCCAGGAGACCGACCTCCTGGAGCGCCCGCTGACGACGGTGGACACGGACGGGAACGCGGTCGCGGTCGCACTGCGCCCCTTCGAGGTGCGGACGCTGCGGCTGGCGGTGGCGAAGGCGTGA
- a CDS encoding 6-phospho-beta-glucosidase: MKLTILGGGGFRVPLVYGALLGDRAEGRVTHVVLHDVDAGRLTAVARVLAEQAKDLPDAPEVSFTTDLDDALRGADFIFSAIRVGGLEGRADDERVALAEGVLGQETVGAGGIAYGLRTVPVAVDIAQRVARLAPDAWVINFTNPAGLVTEAMSRHLGDRVIGICDSPVGLGRRIATVLGANPREAWIDYVGLNHLGWVRGLRVAGRDELPRLLADPELLGSFEEGKLFGVEWLQSLGAVPNEYLHYYYFNREAVRAYQQAEKTRGAFLRDQQEQFYAEMKRPNTAALSAWDRTRAEREATYMAENRDAAGAGERDADDLSGGYEKVALALMRAIARDERTTLILNVRNRGTLGVLDTEAVIEVPCLVDANGAHPVAVDPLPDHASGLVCAVKAVEREVLSAAESGSRTTAVKAFALHPLVDSVNVARRLVEGYTSVHPGLAYLE; this comes from the coding sequence GTGAAGCTGACGATTCTGGGTGGCGGCGGATTCCGGGTGCCGCTCGTGTACGGGGCACTCCTCGGGGACCGCGCCGAGGGCCGCGTCACCCATGTCGTGCTGCACGACGTGGACGCCGGACGGCTCACGGCCGTCGCCCGGGTGCTGGCCGAGCAGGCGAAGGACCTGCCGGACGCCCCCGAGGTGTCCTTCACCACCGACCTCGACGACGCCCTGCGCGGCGCCGACTTCATCTTCTCCGCGATTCGCGTCGGCGGCCTGGAGGGACGTGCCGACGACGAGCGGGTGGCACTCGCTGAGGGCGTCCTCGGCCAGGAGACGGTCGGCGCCGGCGGCATCGCGTACGGCCTGCGCACGGTCCCCGTGGCCGTGGACATCGCCCAGCGGGTGGCCCGGCTCGCCCCCGACGCCTGGGTCATCAACTTCACCAACCCGGCCGGACTGGTCACCGAGGCCATGTCCCGTCACCTCGGCGACCGCGTCATCGGCATCTGCGACTCGCCGGTCGGCCTCGGCCGCCGCATCGCCACCGTCCTGGGCGCCAACCCCCGCGAGGCCTGGATCGACTACGTCGGCCTCAACCACCTCGGCTGGGTGCGCGGGCTGCGCGTCGCGGGCCGCGACGAGCTGCCGCGGCTGCTCGCCGACCCCGAGCTGCTCGGCTCCTTCGAGGAGGGCAAGCTCTTCGGCGTCGAGTGGCTGCAGTCCCTGGGCGCCGTTCCGAACGAGTACCTGCACTACTACTACTTCAACCGGGAGGCCGTCCGGGCCTACCAGCAGGCGGAGAAGACCCGCGGCGCGTTCCTGCGCGACCAGCAGGAACAGTTCTACGCCGAGATGAAGCGCCCGAACACCGCCGCGCTGAGTGCCTGGGACCGTACGCGGGCCGAGCGCGAGGCCACCTACATGGCGGAGAACAGGGATGCGGCTGGCGCGGGCGAACGCGACGCCGACGACCTCTCCGGCGGCTACGAGAAGGTGGCGCTGGCACTGATGCGGGCCATCGCCCGCGACGAGCGCACCACGCTCATCCTCAACGTCCGCAACCGCGGCACGCTGGGCGTGCTCGACACGGAGGCCGTCATCGAGGTGCCCTGCCTCGTCGACGCCAACGGCGCCCACCCGGTCGCCGTCGACCCGCTGCCCGACCACGCCAGCGGACTGGTCTGCGCGGTCAAGGCGGTGGAGCGCGAGGTCCTGTCCGCCGCCGAGTCCGGCTCACGCACGACCGCCGTCAAGGCCTTCGCCCTGCACCCGCTCGTCGACTCCGTGAACGTGGCCCGCCGTCTGGTCGAGGGGTACACGTCGGTCCATCCCGGCCTGGCGTACCTTGAGTAA
- a CDS encoding carbohydrate binding domain-containing protein, whose amino-acid sequence MRINLRTDLRRSRHRVLALLGTAALALAGAVALPTTAQAANILSNPGFESGGLSPWSCTGNLGSVVSSPVHGGSKALAGAVSSSDNAQCSQTVSVQPNTTYSLSGWVRGSYVYLGVDGGASTWTTSPSAYSQLSVSFTTGASQTSAKIYVHGWYAQGTYYADDISLDGPGGGGGSDTQAPTAPTNLTSTGKTSSSVSLSWGASSDNVGVTAYDIYSGSNQVLSVSGTSATVSGLASSTAYTFTVKARDAAGNTSGASNSVSVTTDAGGGGGTGFKQAAPYLYLGWGDPPSATSVMSSTGVKWFTMAFMLDSGGCNPAWDGSRALTGGTDQTVINQIRSAGGDVVPSFGGWQGSKLGANCSSASALAGALQKVIDAYGLKAIDMDIENTDEFENEAVQAKILTALKTVKANNPGLRTIVTFGTSTTGPTYYGNRLIEQAQSLNAGIDVFTIMPFDFGGGSDMYGNTVNAAEGLKAKLKSTFGWDDATAYSHIGISGMNGLSDQQENTTPAIWTQIRDWANSHHIARLAYWAVNRDRPCPGGGVVSNCSGISQNNWQFTSITAGFTG is encoded by the coding sequence GTGCGCATCAACCTCAGAACAGACCTCAGGCGCTCCAGACATCGTGTCCTCGCGCTGCTCGGCACCGCCGCCCTGGCGCTGGCCGGGGCGGTCGCGCTGCCCACCACGGCCCAGGCGGCCAACATCCTGTCCAACCCCGGCTTCGAGTCGGGCGGCCTCTCCCCCTGGTCGTGCACCGGGAACCTCGGCTCGGTCGTCTCCAGCCCCGTGCACGGCGGCTCCAAGGCCCTGGCCGGGGCGGTGAGTTCGAGTGACAACGCCCAGTGCAGCCAGACCGTCTCGGTCCAGCCGAACACCACGTACAGCCTCTCGGGCTGGGTGCGCGGCAGTTACGTCTACCTGGGCGTGGACGGCGGTGCGTCGACGTGGACGACGTCCCCGTCGGCGTACAGCCAGCTCAGCGTCTCCTTCACGACCGGCGCCTCGCAGACCAGCGCCAAGATCTACGTCCACGGCTGGTACGCGCAGGGCACCTACTACGCCGACGACATCAGCCTGGACGGTCCGGGCGGCGGAGGCGGCTCCGACACCCAGGCGCCGACCGCGCCGACGAACCTGACCTCCACCGGCAAGACCTCCTCCAGCGTGTCCCTGTCGTGGGGCGCGTCGAGCGACAACGTGGGCGTCACCGCGTACGACATCTACAGCGGCTCGAACCAGGTGCTGAGCGTGTCGGGGACGAGCGCGACGGTCAGCGGTCTCGCGTCGAGCACCGCCTACACGTTCACGGTGAAGGCGCGGGACGCGGCCGGGAACACCTCCGGGGCCTCCAACTCCGTGTCCGTGACCACGGACGCGGGCGGTGGCGGCGGCACCGGCTTCAAGCAGGCGGCACCGTACCTCTACCTCGGCTGGGGCGACCCGCCGAGCGCGACCTCGGTGATGAGCTCGACCGGCGTCAAGTGGTTCACGATGGCGTTCATGCTGGACTCGGGCGGCTGCAACCCCGCCTGGGACGGCAGCAGGGCCCTCACCGGCGGCACCGACCAGACCGTCATCAACCAGATCCGCTCCGCCGGCGGTGACGTCGTCCCGTCGTTCGGCGGCTGGCAGGGCAGCAAGCTCGGGGCCAACTGCTCCTCGGCGAGCGCGCTCGCCGGTGCGCTCCAGAAGGTCATCGACGCCTACGGGCTCAAGGCGATCGACATGGACATCGAGAACACGGACGAGTTCGAGAACGAGGCCGTCCAGGCCAAGATCCTGACCGCGCTGAAGACCGTCAAGGCCAACAACCCGGGCCTGAGGACGATCGTCACCTTCGGCACCTCGACGACCGGACCGACCTACTACGGCAACCGGCTCATCGAGCAGGCGCAGTCGCTGAACGCGGGCATCGACGTCTTCACGATCATGCCGTTCGACTTCGGCGGCGGCTCCGACATGTACGGCAACACCGTCAACGCCGCCGAGGGGCTGAAGGCCAAGCTGAAGTCCACCTTCGGCTGGGACGACGCCACGGCCTACTCCCACATCGGCATCTCCGGCATGAACGGTCTGTCCGACCAGCAGGAGAACACCACCCCGGCGATCTGGACCCAGATCCGCGACTGGGCGAACTCGCACCACATCGCCCGTCTCGCCTACTGGGCGGTCAACCGTGACCGGCCCTGCCCCGGCGGCGGCGTGGTGAGCAACTGCTCCGGCATCAGCCAGAACAACTGGCAGTTCACCTCCATCACGGCCGGGTTCACCGGCTGA
- a CDS encoding 4'-phosphopantetheinyl transferase family protein codes for MIEELLPESVVTVETHGDDQDWGAPLYPGEQQLVARSVEKRRREFAAVRACARRAMEKLGVPAQAVLRGEHGAPVWPAGLIGSMTHCEGYCAASLVRATDLASLGIDAEPHEELPDDVIGSVALPRENDRLRELASQDASVHWDRLLFSAKESVYKAWYPLTGKWLDFFEADIELFADDGPARSGGLRAELLVPGPLVNGRRIQAFEGRWTVRRGLLATAVTVPHTGADA; via the coding sequence GTGATCGAGGAGCTGCTCCCGGAATCGGTCGTGACCGTGGAGACACACGGTGACGACCAGGACTGGGGCGCGCCGCTGTACCCCGGGGAGCAGCAGCTCGTGGCGCGGTCCGTGGAGAAGCGGCGCCGTGAGTTCGCCGCCGTGCGCGCCTGCGCCCGCCGGGCCATGGAGAAGCTCGGCGTGCCCGCGCAGGCCGTCCTGCGCGGCGAACACGGGGCGCCCGTCTGGCCCGCAGGGCTGATCGGCAGCATGACGCACTGCGAGGGCTACTGCGCGGCCTCCCTCGTCCGGGCCACCGACCTGGCCTCGCTGGGCATCGACGCCGAACCCCACGAGGAACTCCCCGACGACGTCATCGGTTCCGTGGCCCTGCCCAGGGAGAACGACCGGCTGCGCGAGCTGGCGTCGCAGGACGCCTCCGTGCACTGGGACCGACTGCTGTTCAGCGCCAAGGAGTCCGTCTACAAGGCGTGGTACCCCCTCACCGGAAAGTGGCTGGACTTCTTCGAGGCGGACATCGAGCTCTTCGCGGACGACGGCCCCGCACGTTCCGGCGGCCTGCGCGCCGAACTCCTCGTGCCGGGACCGCTGGTGAACGGGCGACGCATACAGGCCTTCGAAGGGCGCTGGACCGTGCGCCGGGGCCTGCTGGCCACGGCCGTCACCGTCCCGCACACCGGGGCCGACGCCTAG